AGGGGCGAAATTGCCGGAAAGAGGAGCAGCCCGGAGCGAACATTAGGGTTCACGCCGGGCATGCACTTGTTGGCGAACGTCCGGTGCCGGTCGCTTTTCCGGTGTTGCCACCGCAATCGAAGTGTTCAGGTCGCGCTACATATTTTCCGAGCCCGATCAATTACTTGCGAAAAATTCACCAAACCGGCGCAGGCAACAGGTTCAGAGAATTTCGGCCCTGAGAGACCGATTTCGGCCGTCTCGCGCCGGGCGTGGTGAATAGCCCCTCCCGCATAACCCTCGAAAACAACGGAAAAATCCGGCTGCGTCCGTATAGGGAGAGCGATTTCAGAAAGATAAGTGGCGGAGACGAAGGGATTCGAACCCTCGAGACCCTTTCGGGCCTGCACCCTTAGCAGGGGTGTGCCTTCGACCACTCGGCCACGTCTCCGCTGATCCGTATATTCAGCTTGCCAAAGACTGACAAGTGCTTTTTCGCGGATATGGGAAACACCGGGCAAGCAATTGTTTTTTTGCTGCAAAACAGCGGGAATTTTCCTTTCCTCCGTCTGAAGCTCACCGGAAACAGCCCGCCATGACGTCGCATGGCGGGCGGAAAAACTGTTGCGGATGAGGCTCTTCAGGCGTTGAACAGGAAGTGCAGCACGTCGCCATCCGCCACTTCGTAGGATTTTCCCTCGACCCTCAGCTTGCCGGCATCGCGCGCGCCAGCCTCGCCATTGCCGGCAATATAGTCGTCATAGGCGATCGTCTCGGCGCGGATGAAGCCTTTCTCGAAATCACCGTGAATGACCCCGGCGGCCTGGGGGGCCAGAGTGCCCTTGGTGATCGTCCAGGCCCGCGCCTCTTTCGGACCGATGGTGAAATAGGTCTTCAGCCCCAGCAGGTCGTAGCCCGCGCGGATCAGTCGGTCCAGACCGGCCTCGTCCAGTCCCATCTCGGTCAGGAACATCTCGGCTTCATCGCTTTCCAGCTGGCTGATCTCTTCTTCGATCCGCGCCGAAATGACGACATGCCCTGCGCCCTGCGCCTCGGCCATCTGTGCAACCTTGTCGGACAGGGCGTTACCCTTGGCGGCCTCGTCCTCGGCAACGTTGCAGACGAAAAGCACCGGCTTGGCGGTCAGCAGTTGCAGCATGTTCCACGCCTTGAGATCATCCGGCGCAACCTCGATGCTGCGAGCGGGGCGGCCCGCCTCCAGCGCGGTCAGCGCCTGCTTCAGCAGCCGGTCCTGATCCTGAGCCTCCTTGTCATTGCCTTTCAGCTTGCGCTGCAGGTTCGCCAGCCGACGCTCGATCGATTCCATATCGGCGATCATCAACTCGGTCTCGATCACCTCGGCATCGGCCAGGGGATCCACGCGGCCTTCGACATGGGTCACATCGCCGTCTTCGAAACAGCGCAGCACATGGGCGATGGCATCCACTTCGCGGATATTGGCCAGGAACTGGTTGCCCAGACCTTCGCCCTTGCTGGCACCTTTGACCAGACCCGCGATATCGACAAAGGTGATCCGTGTCGGGATGGTCTGCTTCGACCCGGCAATTGCAGCCAGCTTGTCCAGACGAGGATCCGGCACCGCAACCTCGCCGACATTCGGCTCGATCGTGCAGAAGGGAAAGTTTGCGGCCTGCGCGGCGGCAGTTTTCGTCAGCGCGTTGAACAGCGTGGATTTCCCGACATTCGGCAACCCGACGATTCCCATGCGAAAGCCCATTGATGCACCTTTTCCTGAATTTCGCGGTTACTTAGGCATCTGCGCCGCGCAAGTCCAGCCTGCGCAGCGGATTGCGAAAGCCGCGGAACGGGGCTAGTGCTGGGGGCAAGCACTTCAGGGACGGGCCATGACCAGAATCGATGACACATTCGCGGCACTGAAATCACAGGGCAAAAAGGCTTTCGTTGCCTATATGATGGCAAGCGATCCCGACGACGCGACCGCGCTTGAAATCATGCGCGCCCTGCCGGACGCCGGGGTCGATGTTATCGAATTGGGGATGCCCTTCACCGATCCGATGGCAGATGGCCCGACGATTCAGGCTGCGGGCCAGCGCGCGCTTGCGGTCGGTGGCAGCGTGACGCGCACCCTGGATATGGTGCGGGCCTTCCGCAAGGATGACCCGAAGACCCCAATCGTGCTGATGGGATATTACAACCCGATCTATGCACGCCCCGGGGGCGTGACAAAATTCCTCAGCGACGCCGTTGAGGCAGGCGTTGACGGGTTGATCGTGGTAGATCTGCCGCCCGAAGAGGATGACGAGCTGTGCGTTCCCGCCAATCAGGCCGGGCTGAACTTTATCCGCCTTGCCACCCCGACCACGGATGATCGCCGCCTGCCCGCCGTCATCGCCAATACCAGCGGCTTCCTGTATTATGTCAGCGTGACGGGCATCACCGGCGGCGCGGCGGCAAATGCCGCTGATGTGGCCCCGGAAGTGGCCCGCATCCAGGCCGCCGCCAATCTGCCCGTCGTGGTCGGCTTCGGCATCTCGACGCCCGAGGCCGCCGAAAGCATCGCCTCGATCGCGGATGGCTGCGTGGTGGGCTCGGCCATCGTCAAGATGATCGGCGAAAAGCGCCCGGTTCCGGAAATCGTAGATTTCGTCAGGAAGCTGGCAGAAGGCGCGCATCGCGGCTAGGCCGGCCCAGCCGACAGGGGCGGGCGAATCTCCGTTCGCCCTACCGTCCCGCAGCAAAGCCGGATATTGTGCAGCCATGGATACGACCGCGCAACACCCGCCCTGCCCAAATCTGCCAAAGCCACGCAGCTTCTGGCAGCGCATTGCCGACCGTCTGGCCGCCTTGCTGGGCAACCAGCGCAGCGCGACGCCGCCGGAACGCTCGGTCGCCTTTACCATCGCGATCATTGCGCTGGGGGCCAAGCTGGCCAAGGCCGACGGCTTTGTAGCACGATCCGAGGTGGCGGCCTTCCGCCGGGTGTTCATCATTCCCCGTGCCGAGGAAAAGAATGCCGCCCGGGTCTTTGATCTGGCGCGTCAGGATGTGGCCGGATTCGACGCCTGGGCGCGCCGGATCGCAGCCATGTTCCCTCCCGGTGATCCGGTTCTGGACGATGTGATCGAAGGGCTGTGCATCATTGCCCTTGCCGATGGCGAAATGCATGAATCCGAGATTGCCTTCATCGAGGAGGTCGGCCGGATCTTCGGCATGTCACCGGCACGCATTCTGGCGATCCGCAACCGCCACGATCCGCATGCGGGCTGCCCTCCCTGCCAGATGCTGGGCGTGGCACCGGACACGCCGCTGCCCGAGGCGCGCAAACGCTGGCGCGAGCTGGTTCTCGAGGCGCATCCGGACCGCGCCATTGCCCGCGGCCTGCCGCCTGAAGCCGTGCGTCTGGCCGAGGCCCGGACCCGCAGCCTGAACGAGGCATGGGAGAAATTCAGGGCCATGCATCTGCCAAGCGATCAGATTTCACAATGAAATTCCAGGAACCGTGAATCGGTTGTCGCCCGCTGGCGGCAAGGCTAGAGTGTCGCGGCAAGATCGGGTGGTGGATGAGCGATAACGAACAAAATTATCAGGTGCTGGCCCGGAAATACCGGCCGGAAACCTTTGCTGATCTGGTCGGTCAGGATGCGATGGTGCGGACGCTGAAGAATGCCTTTGCCGCCGACCGGATCGCACAGGCCTTCATCATGACCGGGATTCGCGGGACCGGGAAAACGACCACGGCGCGGATCATCGCCAAGGGCATGAACTGCATCGGCCCCGACGGCAATGGCAGCCCGACGACCGAACCCTGCGGTGTCTGCGAACATTGCGTGGCGATCAGCGAAGGCCGTCATGTCGATGTGATGGAAATGGACGCGGCCTCGCGCACCGGTGTCGGCGACATTCGCGAGATCATCGAGTCGGTGCATTACCGTGCCGCCAGCGCCCGCTACAAGATTTATATCATCGACGAAGTTCACATGCTGTCGACCAGCGCTTTCAACGCGCTGCTCAAGACGCTGGAGGAGCCGCCTCCCCATGTAAAATTCATCTTTGCCACCACCGAGATCCGCAAGGTTCCCGTCACCGTGCTGTCGCGCTGTCAAAGGTTCGACCTGCGCCGGATCGAGCCCGAGGTGATGATCGACATGCTGACGCGAATCGCCAGGAGCGAGGGCGCGCAGATCGCACCGGACGCGCTGGCGCTGATTACCCGCGCCGCCGAGGGTTCGGCCCGCGACGCCACTTCGCTGCTGGATCAGGCGATCAGCCATGGCGCAGGCGAAACCACCGCCGAGCAGGTCCGCGCGATGCTGGGGCTTGCCGACCGTGGCCGGGTGCTGGACCTGTTCGAGATGGTGCTGCGTGGCGATGCGGCGGCGGCCCTGACCGAACTGCAGGCACAATATGCCGATGGAGCCGATCCCATTGCGGTCCTGCGCGATCTGGCCGAGATCACCCATTGGGTTTCCGTGGTCAAGATCACGCCCGATGCCATCGAGGATCCGACCGTCGCCCCGGATGAACGGACGCGCGGCAAGGAACTGGCCGACCGTCTGGCGATGCGGGTGCTGACGCGCATGTGGCAGATGCTGCTGAAGGCTCTGGAAGAGGTCTCTGCCGCGCCCAATGCGATGATGGCGGCGGAAATGGCGATCATCCGTCTGA
This is a stretch of genomic DNA from Paracoccus seriniphilus. It encodes these proteins:
- the ychF gene encoding redox-regulated ATPase YchF, translated to MGFRMGIVGLPNVGKSTLFNALTKTAAAQAANFPFCTIEPNVGEVAVPDPRLDKLAAIAGSKQTIPTRITFVDIAGLVKGASKGEGLGNQFLANIREVDAIAHVLRCFEDGDVTHVEGRVDPLADAEVIETELMIADMESIERRLANLQRKLKGNDKEAQDQDRLLKQALTALEAGRPARSIEVAPDDLKAWNMLQLLTAKPVLFVCNVAEDEAAKGNALSDKVAQMAEAQGAGHVVISARIEEEISQLESDEAEMFLTEMGLDEAGLDRLIRAGYDLLGLKTYFTIGPKEARAWTITKGTLAPQAAGVIHGDFEKGFIRAETIAYDDYIAGNGEAGARDAGKLRVEGKSYEVADGDVLHFLFNA
- the trpA gene encoding tryptophan synthase subunit alpha, whose translation is MTRIDDTFAALKSQGKKAFVAYMMASDPDDATALEIMRALPDAGVDVIELGMPFTDPMADGPTIQAAGQRALAVGGSVTRTLDMVRAFRKDDPKTPIVLMGYYNPIYARPGGVTKFLSDAVEAGVDGLIVVDLPPEEDDELCVPANQAGLNFIRLATPTTDDRRLPAVIANTSGFLYYVSVTGITGGAAANAADVAPEVARIQAAANLPVVVGFGISTPEAAESIASIADGCVVGSAIVKMIGEKRPVPEIVDFVRKLAEGAHRG
- a CDS encoding molecular chaperone DjiA, which translates into the protein MDTTAQHPPCPNLPKPRSFWQRIADRLAALLGNQRSATPPERSVAFTIAIIALGAKLAKADGFVARSEVAAFRRVFIIPRAEEKNAARVFDLARQDVAGFDAWARRIAAMFPPGDPVLDDVIEGLCIIALADGEMHESEIAFIEEVGRIFGMSPARILAIRNRHDPHAGCPPCQMLGVAPDTPLPEARKRWRELVLEAHPDRAIARGLPPEAVRLAEARTRSLNEAWEKFRAMHLPSDQISQ
- a CDS encoding DNA polymerase III subunit gamma/tau, with amino-acid sequence MSDNEQNYQVLARKYRPETFADLVGQDAMVRTLKNAFAADRIAQAFIMTGIRGTGKTTTARIIAKGMNCIGPDGNGSPTTEPCGVCEHCVAISEGRHVDVMEMDAASRTGVGDIREIIESVHYRAASARYKIYIIDEVHMLSTSAFNALLKTLEEPPPHVKFIFATTEIRKVPVTVLSRCQRFDLRRIEPEVMIDMLTRIARSEGAQIAPDALALITRAAEGSARDATSLLDQAISHGAGETTAEQVRAMLGLADRGRVLDLFEMVLRGDAAAALTELQAQYADGADPIAVLRDLAEITHWVSVVKITPDAIEDPTVAPDERTRGKELADRLAMRVLTRMWQMLLKALEEVSAAPNAMMAAEMAIIRLTHAADLPDPDALIRKVQQSQAAGDFSRRNTPAGTAGNAPQARRAVPPRAVVQPSGAATALAVSPDAFAAFPDFASVLDLIRRMGDMLLLVQVENHVALARYSPGRIEFEPRGNPPVDLAQRLAERLRGWCGGQRWAVTVTNSGGAPTIAETREAENAKARKRAMELPIVQQVMAAFPGATLKNVTRITHDTTIAEETVAEGAANPHDATQGPVAEVEEWDPFEDED